A region from the Spirochaeta thermophila DSM 6192 genome encodes:
- a CDS encoding ATP-binding protein, producing the protein MRLRGIRLIGFGKFSEVRFELGPVTVFHGPNEAGKSTVCDALYDLIASGRKDLDRYGRAGERRVEGEWVGEEWHVPASLFSEVYAIRSGRVEVDFSSQRGAAQFVQEQLFAGGVNLERLILEVEKAGREVGRETVQMRERREVRARLAEVDAQIRRWEERLSGREVVWGELRRMEERLGALERERRGVEERERELDRRIQEQEEWRRLRELEQAWERVRRVREIEEEVGRLRVVCGEGVRQEGEALRREWDACREEVRRLGEEVELRKLDLRRAEEALAGVEERVRGREEKERVLVMGEGWRRRGVWMMLAGGVGVCVGVGMAGWPGWVGAGVGLAVAGLGGMVVGLVWRVRGTGMVRRVVGEGRLREAWARWRAEGEGVRREWEVWREEVRRLGEEVEGVERAWVEARRREEEAGRRLREWLGRVGARTWEEYGAEVARYREVVRSLEAEEGWVRRAMERSGKTSLVDLERYIAMERDGCRLRLRGEELTEEERIVLRNEREDLRKVREGLDREYEHVLEEVARLKGRMGNYSEAMEELFRLRGERERLFRELSRLEAEKSAYALLTEVFSRLRERMAKDFAGLVSRVRPYYEMITGGGEREVMLDTLSLKGIRAMDAQGIPRELPQLSKGTMGAFYLGCRLAMAELSETPGVIVLDEAFESLDPSRRRGAVRALHRLVDKGWQICLFTSFPDVVSVVREEFPDARIHDLGGDHA; encoded by the coding sequence ATGAGGCTCAGGGGGATAAGGCTGATCGGGTTCGGAAAGTTCTCGGAGGTACGGTTCGAGCTGGGGCCGGTGACGGTGTTCCACGGGCCCAACGAGGCGGGGAAGTCCACGGTGTGCGATGCGCTCTACGATCTCATCGCCTCGGGGAGGAAGGATCTCGACCGCTATGGGAGGGCGGGGGAGCGGAGGGTGGAGGGGGAGTGGGTGGGAGAGGAGTGGCATGTTCCCGCGTCTCTGTTCTCCGAGGTGTATGCGATTCGTTCCGGCAGGGTGGAGGTGGATTTCTCGAGTCAGCGGGGGGCGGCCCAGTTCGTCCAGGAGCAGCTGTTCGCAGGGGGAGTGAACCTGGAACGGTTGATCTTGGAGGTGGAGAAGGCGGGGAGGGAGGTGGGGCGCGAGACGGTGCAGATGAGGGAACGGAGGGAGGTGAGGGCGCGACTCGCCGAGGTGGATGCGCAGATCCGGAGGTGGGAGGAGCGGCTTTCGGGGAGGGAGGTGGTGTGGGGGGAGCTTCGGCGTATGGAGGAGCGGCTTGGGGCGCTTGAGCGGGAGCGGCGCGGGGTGGAGGAGCGGGAACGGGAGCTGGATCGGCGGATTCAGGAGCAGGAGGAGTGGCGCCGGTTGAGGGAGCTGGAACAGGCGTGGGAGAGGGTGCGGCGGGTGAGGGAGATCGAGGAGGAGGTGGGACGGTTGAGGGTGGTGTGTGGTGAGGGTGTCCGGCAGGAGGGGGAGGCCTTGCGGCGTGAGTGGGATGCGTGCAGGGAGGAGGTGCGACGGCTGGGTGAGGAGGTGGAGCTCCGAAAGCTGGATCTCCGCAGGGCCGAGGAGGCGTTGGCGGGGGTGGAGGAGAGGGTGAGGGGGCGCGAGGAGAAGGAGAGGGTGTTGGTGATGGGGGAGGGATGGCGCCGGAGGGGGGTGTGGATGATGCTGGCGGGGGGAGTGGGGGTGTGTGTGGGGGTGGGGATGGCAGGATGGCCGGGATGGGTGGGTGCGGGGGTGGGGCTGGCGGTGGCGGGGCTCGGGGGGATGGTGGTGGGGTTGGTGTGGCGGGTGCGGGGTACGGGGATGGTGCGGCGGGTGGTGGGTGAGGGGAGGTTGAGGGAGGCCTGGGCACGGTGGAGGGCCGAGGGAGAGGGGGTGCGCCGTGAGTGGGAGGTGTGGAGGGAGGAGGTGCGACGGCTGGGTGAGGAGGTGGAGGGGGTGGAGAGGGCGTGGGTGGAGGCGCGGAGGAGGGAGGAGGAGGCCGGCCGGCGGTTGCGGGAGTGGCTGGGGCGGGTGGGGGCTCGCACCTGGGAGGAGTACGGCGCAGAGGTGGCGCGGTATCGGGAGGTGGTGCGTAGTCTGGAGGCCGAGGAGGGCTGGGTGAGGAGGGCGATGGAGCGGAGCGGAAAGACCTCCCTGGTGGACTTGGAACGGTACATCGCCATGGAGAGGGATGGCTGTAGGCTCAGGCTCCGGGGGGAGGAGCTCACGGAGGAGGAGCGGATCGTCCTCAGGAACGAACGGGAAGATCTCCGGAAGGTTCGAGAGGGGCTCGATCGTGAGTACGAGCATGTCCTCGAAGAGGTGGCGAGGCTCAAGGGGCGGATGGGGAACTACAGTGAGGCCATGGAAGAGCTCTTCCGTCTGAGGGGGGAGCGGGAACGTCTCTTCCGAGAGCTCTCCCGTCTGGAGGCCGAGAAATCCGCCTATGCCCTTCTCACGGAGGTGTTTTCCCGTCTTCGTGAGCGGATGGCGAAGGACTTCGCCGGCCTCGTTTCCAGGGTGAGACCCTACTACGAGATGATCACCGGGGGAGGGGAACGGGAGGTGATGCTCGACACGCTCTCTCTGAAGGGGATCCGGGCCATGGACGCCCAGGGAATACCGAGGGAGTTGCCTCAGCTCTCAAAGGGGACCATGGGGGCCTTCTATCTCGGTTGTCGGCTCGCCATGGCCGAACTCTCTGAGACACCGGGGGTGATCGTGCTCGACGAGGCCTTCGAGTCCCTGGACCCTTCTCGGAGACGGGGTGCGGTTCGGGCGCTCCATCGTCTGGTGGACAAGGGATGGCAGATCTGCCTCTTCACGAGCTTCCCCGATGTGGTTTCGGTGGTGAGAGAGGAATTCCCGGATGCACGGATCCACGATCTCGGGGGTGATCATGCGTAG
- a CDS encoding ParA family protein produces MKVVSVYNVKGGVGKTTCAVNLAFLAARDGYTTLLWDLDPQGGATFYLTEQTELTRSPRKILSKKSALLDAVIPTPYRDLFLLPADLSLRNVTILLDEMKRSRERIHEQLEKIGDRYDLVLLDAPPGLSLLSENLFSASDRILLPLVPTPLSLRAYLQISAFFSEHDLPAEKILPFFNMVDRRKRIHRTTLEEYSRLPEFLSAWIPHASAVEEMGKRRKPLPAFSRTTTASLAFLRLWEELKGNVGLTRDTDRGT; encoded by the coding sequence ATGAAAGTGGTGAGCGTCTATAACGTGAAGGGAGGAGTGGGGAAGACCACCTGCGCGGTCAACCTCGCGTTCCTCGCCGCTCGGGATGGGTACACCACCCTCCTGTGGGACCTCGATCCCCAAGGCGGGGCCACCTTTTATCTCACGGAACAGACGGAACTCACCCGGAGCCCCAGGAAGATCCTCTCGAAGAAGAGCGCGCTCCTCGACGCCGTGATCCCCACCCCCTATCGCGACCTCTTCCTCCTCCCTGCAGACCTCTCGCTCAGGAACGTCACCATCCTCCTGGACGAGATGAAACGTTCACGGGAGCGCATACACGAACAGCTCGAGAAGATAGGGGATCGCTACGACCTCGTCCTCCTGGACGCCCCTCCCGGACTCTCCCTCCTCTCCGAGAACCTCTTCTCCGCCTCGGATCGCATCCTCCTCCCCCTCGTACCCACCCCGCTCTCCCTCCGCGCCTACCTCCAGATAAGCGCCTTCTTCTCCGAGCACGACCTCCCAGCTGAGAAGATCCTTCCCTTCTTCAACATGGTGGACAGGAGAAAGAGGATCCACCGCACCACGCTCGAGGAGTACTCCCGTCTCCCCGAGTTCCTCTCCGCATGGATCCCCCACGCCTCGGCGGTGGAGGAGATGGGGAAGAGGAGGAAACCCCTCCCCGCCTTCTCCCGTACCACGACAGCGTCCCTCGCCTTCCTGCGACTCTGGGAGGAACTGAAGGGGAACGTCGGCCTCACCCGAGATACGGATCGAGGAACCTGA
- a CDS encoding phenylalanine--tRNA ligase subunit alpha, producing MAIDVHQLHPLEVKVLLSFSPGTPLTHTILEEKLGFNIGQSNQAFSWLLAKGLVEEHERATRTYYELTPLGEEYAERGTPEARILSLLEEAGPLPLPEIASRLDLEQKEVGTAFGQMKKDGLLAMDEEKRVVIADPSATGRIEGVRNLIRKAKEKGGSLSEEELSDEERTLVQTISRKRGAGSEPFKVVEREQVSYVLTREAADVAQELAKAGFTGEELGAVTPEMLKTGAWKAKRFRPYNIQIPPKRLLIGRTNAYCDYLAWVKDKMVALGFEEFDGPLVETEFWNSDALFMPQFHSARDIHDVYYIEEPQYAKEIPEPYLSRVAATHEHGWETGSRGWEYTFDRTFTRRLILRSQGTVLSAKQLPKAKVPGKYFGIVRCFRHDQVDATHLSDFYQTEGIVLGEEVNLRNLLGLLKMFAEEVAGATEVKYVPGYFPFTEPSVEVHIKHPVLGWFELGGSGIFRPEVTKPLGIEVPVLAWGLGIDRMALMHLGLNDLRDLFTYDIEAARLRRRS from the coding sequence ATGGCGATCGATGTACACCAGCTCCATCCCCTCGAAGTGAAGGTCCTCCTGTCCTTCAGCCCCGGGACCCCCCTCACCCACACCATCCTGGAGGAGAAGCTGGGATTCAATATCGGCCAGTCCAACCAGGCCTTCAGCTGGCTCCTCGCAAAGGGGCTCGTGGAGGAACACGAACGGGCCACCCGCACGTATTACGAGCTCACCCCGTTGGGAGAGGAGTACGCCGAAAGGGGGACGCCCGAAGCACGCATCCTCTCGCTCCTTGAGGAAGCGGGACCGCTTCCCCTCCCCGAGATCGCCTCGAGGCTCGACCTCGAACAGAAGGAAGTGGGCACCGCCTTCGGCCAGATGAAGAAGGACGGCCTCCTCGCCATGGACGAGGAGAAACGCGTGGTCATCGCGGACCCCTCCGCCACGGGGAGGATCGAAGGGGTGCGGAACCTCATCCGGAAGGCCAAGGAGAAAGGAGGAAGCCTCTCCGAAGAAGAGCTCTCGGACGAGGAGCGCACCCTCGTTCAGACCATAAGCCGCAAACGGGGTGCCGGATCCGAACCCTTCAAGGTGGTGGAGCGGGAACAGGTCTCCTACGTCCTCACCCGCGAAGCCGCAGACGTGGCGCAGGAGCTTGCAAAAGCCGGCTTCACCGGAGAGGAACTGGGCGCCGTCACCCCGGAGATGCTCAAGACCGGCGCATGGAAAGCCAAGCGGTTCAGGCCCTACAACATTCAGATCCCGCCGAAACGGCTCCTCATCGGACGCACCAATGCCTACTGTGACTACCTCGCATGGGTGAAGGACAAGATGGTGGCACTCGGATTCGAGGAATTCGACGGTCCTCTGGTGGAGACCGAGTTCTGGAACTCCGACGCCCTCTTCATGCCCCAATTCCACTCCGCGCGCGACATCCACGACGTGTACTACATCGAAGAACCGCAGTACGCAAAGGAGATCCCCGAGCCCTATCTCTCGAGGGTGGCCGCCACCCATGAGCACGGGTGGGAGACCGGAAGCCGTGGCTGGGAGTACACCTTCGACCGCACCTTCACCCGAAGACTCATCCTCAGGAGCCAGGGAACGGTGCTCTCGGCCAAACAGCTCCCCAAGGCGAAAGTCCCGGGCAAGTACTTCGGGATCGTCCGCTGCTTCCGGCACGACCAGGTGGATGCCACCCACCTCTCCGACTTCTACCAGACCGAGGGCATCGTCCTGGGCGAGGAGGTGAACCTGCGCAACCTCCTGGGTCTCCTCAAGATGTTCGCCGAGGAGGTCGCGGGCGCCACCGAGGTGAAATACGTGCCTGGGTACTTCCCCTTCACCGAACCATCGGTCGAGGTGCACATAAAGCACCCGGTCCTGGGATGGTTCGAGCTCGGAGGTTCGGGCATCTTCAGACCCGAGGTCACCAAACCCCTCGGGATAGAGGTACCGGTCCTCGCCTGGGGTCTCGGAATAGACCGCATGGCCCTCATGCACCTCGGACTCAACGACCTGCGCGACCTTTTCACCTACGACATCGAGGCAGCACGACTCAGGAGGAGGAGCTGA
- the thrH gene encoding bifunctional phosphoserine phosphatase/homoserine phosphotransferase ThrH, with the protein MHMVCLDLEGVLFPEIWIAVAESTGIDDLKLTTRDVSDYDVLMKHRISVLKEHGLRLPDIQRIISSMRPLEGAPEFLEALRERTQVIVLSDTFTEFARPVMRMLGWPTIFCNELVVDEEGFISGYRLRQEDGKRRAVEALRGLNFDVYAAGDSYNDLSMLKAASRGFLFRPPERIAQEHPELEVAASYEELLRFLDPYLG; encoded by the coding sequence ATGCACATGGTGTGTCTCGATCTGGAGGGTGTGCTCTTTCCGGAGATCTGGATTGCCGTGGCCGAATCCACGGGGATCGACGATCTCAAGCTCACCACCAGGGATGTGAGCGATTACGACGTCCTCATGAAGCACAGGATCTCGGTCCTCAAGGAACACGGACTGAGACTTCCGGACATCCAGCGGATCATCTCGTCCATGAGACCGCTCGAGGGCGCCCCTGAGTTCCTCGAGGCCCTGCGGGAGAGGACCCAGGTGATCGTCCTCTCGGACACCTTCACCGAGTTCGCCAGGCCCGTGATGCGGATGCTGGGATGGCCTACGATCTTCTGCAACGAGCTGGTCGTGGACGAAGAGGGGTTCATCTCGGGGTACCGGCTCCGGCAGGAGGACGGCAAGCGTCGGGCGGTGGAAGCGCTCAGAGGTCTCAACTTCGATGTGTACGCCGCCGGGGATTCCTACAACGATCTCTCCATGCTGAAGGCCGCCTCAAGGGGGTTCCTCTTCCGTCCTCCCGAGAGGATCGCACAGGAACATCCGGAGCTGGAGGTGGCGGCCTCCTATGAGGAGCTCCTCAGGTTCCTCGATCCGTATCTCGGGTGA
- a CDS encoding FAD:protein FMN transferase yields MKRAIALPFAVLLLLSCRQGEPLTRTDFALGTVCSVRIFDHKDEEILDEAFSLLSSIEATFSPSIEGSDIWKVNHGGGRPTTVSPETAAVLSRALDYARTSGGAFDPAIGALVNLWGIGTDRARIPSPEEIEHALGTIDYHLVSLEGDTVVVENPETRLDLGAIVKGYASDELASLFTTRGVRSAIVDLGGNIFALGSRPDGTPWRIGIQDPEGPKGSYVGILRVRDKAVVTSGVYERFFIQDGIRYHHLLDPATGYPARTGLLSVTVIHPRGIDADALSTTLFVLGMERGHTYLRERHPEAEALFIGEDHTIWMTPGLEGTFTLTAETYSLERLP; encoded by the coding sequence ATGAAACGAGCCATTGCCCTCCCCTTCGCCGTCCTCCTCCTCCTTTCGTGTCGGCAGGGAGAACCTCTCACGAGGACCGATTTCGCCCTCGGCACCGTCTGCTCGGTGAGGATCTTCGACCACAAGGACGAGGAGATCCTCGATGAGGCCTTCTCCCTCCTCTCCTCCATCGAAGCCACCTTTTCACCCTCCATAGAGGGGAGTGATATCTGGAAGGTCAATCACGGAGGAGGAAGGCCCACCACGGTGTCACCGGAGACCGCCGCCGTACTCTCACGGGCCCTCGACTATGCTCGCACCTCTGGGGGGGCCTTCGATCCCGCGATAGGAGCCCTGGTGAACTTGTGGGGCATCGGTACCGACCGGGCACGTATCCCTTCGCCGGAGGAAATCGAGCACGCCCTCGGCACCATCGACTACCACCTCGTCTCACTCGAGGGAGACACGGTCGTAGTCGAGAACCCCGAGACCAGGCTCGACCTCGGGGCCATCGTGAAGGGGTATGCGAGCGATGAGCTCGCCTCGCTCTTCACGACAAGGGGAGTGCGGTCGGCCATCGTGGACCTCGGAGGGAACATTTTCGCGCTGGGGAGCCGGCCCGACGGCACACCCTGGAGGATAGGGATCCAGGATCCGGAAGGTCCGAAAGGAAGCTACGTGGGGATCCTCAGGGTGAGGGACAAGGCGGTGGTCACCTCCGGTGTCTATGAACGGTTCTTCATACAGGACGGCATCCGCTACCACCACCTCCTCGATCCTGCGACCGGCTACCCTGCGAGGACGGGACTCCTGAGTGTCACCGTGATCCACCCCCGAGGCATCGACGCCGATGCCCTTTCCACCACACTCTTCGTCCTCGGGATGGAAAGGGGCCATACCTATCTGCGCGAACGACATCCTGAGGCCGAAGCCCTCTTCATAGGAGAGGATCACACCATATGGATGACCCCAGGACTCGAAGGGACCTTCACCCTCACCGCCGAGACCTACTCGCTCGAGAGACTTCCCTAA
- a CDS encoding metallophosphoesterase family protein codes for MARVRFLHAADVHVALREREYCLEVVDEVAEVAKDAGVDFVVVPGDLFDSFEDMAALWGEVWRRLCGVGVPVYYCVGNHEFLKKGAHEFSEFSTPEGLFWSFDGVGVWEGEGYEVVGVPYRREGYEGNGGLARKRGVRVVMAHGTVQDAFWFSSEEDPAILDPVFLRDFEPDYVALGHIHRDCEVRFGDVVFRYAGSARVWREGEEGPRRVLVVEADEGGVRVEPVALDRAGRFRVTEVVFGVERVEEEEGFWDGVGPYDRVHVVLRGVVDGLDRVESWKRGLLERYGDRVRTITFEEEVAALRVLSSHRFVQMFLEEMERSRGGCEERVWRDALRLGLLRIREEIER; via the coding sequence ATGGCACGGGTGAGGTTTCTTCATGCGGCGGATGTGCACGTGGCCCTCAGGGAGCGCGAGTACTGTCTGGAGGTGGTGGATGAGGTGGCCGAGGTGGCGAAGGATGCGGGTGTGGATTTCGTCGTGGTGCCGGGTGATCTCTTCGATTCCTTCGAGGATATGGCGGCCCTCTGGGGTGAGGTCTGGAGGAGGTTGTGCGGGGTGGGTGTGCCGGTCTACTACTGTGTGGGGAACCATGAGTTTCTCAAGAAAGGTGCACACGAGTTCTCGGAGTTCTCTACGCCCGAGGGGCTCTTCTGGTCGTTCGATGGAGTGGGGGTATGGGAGGGGGAGGGATACGAGGTGGTGGGGGTGCCTTACCGGCGGGAGGGGTACGAGGGGAATGGAGGGCTCGCACGGAAGAGGGGGGTGAGGGTGGTGATGGCCCACGGTACGGTCCAGGATGCCTTCTGGTTCTCGAGCGAGGAGGATCCTGCGATCCTCGATCCGGTGTTCCTGAGGGATTTCGAGCCTGACTATGTGGCGCTGGGGCATATCCACCGGGACTGTGAGGTGCGGTTCGGCGATGTGGTGTTCAGGTATGCGGGGTCGGCGCGGGTGTGGAGGGAGGGGGAAGAGGGGCCTCGGAGGGTGCTCGTGGTCGAGGCGGACGAGGGGGGGGTGCGGGTGGAGCCTGTGGCGCTGGATCGGGCGGGGCGGTTTCGGGTCACGGAGGTGGTCTTCGGCGTGGAGCGGGTTGAGGAAGAGGAGGGGTTCTGGGACGGTGTGGGGCCGTACGATCGGGTGCATGTGGTGCTCCGGGGGGTGGTGGATGGGTTGGATCGGGTGGAGTCCTGGAAGCGGGGGCTCCTCGAGAGATATGGCGACAGGGTGCGTACGATCACTTTCGAGGAGGAGGTGGCGGCCTTGAGGGTTCTCTCCTCCCATCGGTTCGTACAGATGTTCCTGGAGGAGATGGAGCGGTCCCGAGGCGGGTGTGAGGAGCGGGTCTGGAGGGACGCCCTCCGCCTCGGGCTTCTGCGGATACGAGAGGAGATCGAGCGATGA
- a CDS encoding NusG domain II-containing protein, giving the protein MRRSMGIGDWVIIVLALFALTGVLAAAYTRPMGPLVVRVESEGGVFLYPLDEDRTLEVEGPLGPEKVIIRNGAVWMEEAPCPDKLCIAMGRISSPGQWIACLPNRIFVMVEGRKGSSPVDGTTF; this is encoded by the coding sequence ATGCGTAGATCCATGGGAATCGGTGACTGGGTGATCATCGTGCTCGCCCTCTTCGCACTCACAGGTGTGCTCGCTGCGGCCTATACCCGTCCGATGGGGCCTCTCGTGGTGCGGGTGGAAAGCGAGGGGGGAGTCTTCCTCTATCCTCTCGACGAGGACAGGACCCTGGAGGTGGAAGGTCCTCTCGGACCTGAGAAGGTGATCATCCGGAACGGGGCGGTGTGGATGGAAGAGGCGCCGTGTCCCGACAAGCTCTGTATTGCCATGGGGAGGATATCCTCGCCGGGGCAGTGGATCGCCTGTCTTCCCAACCGGATATTCGTCATGGTGGAGGGGAGGAAGGGCTCTTCCCCGGTGGACGGGACCACCTTTTAG
- a CDS encoding CHAP domain-containing protein, producing MRIRLHYLTAAILVQVLLFSACTTLPEGRSAWPDHGPRSLSSSYPDGRGPSLSELQRRLVEEARGLVGRERLVVKGRGFTMDCTGVVLAVYYAAGIDLSAEFSRYEGNGVRRLYLTMKSHGLLYFTRTPQPGDLIFWDDTYDANGDGRMNDPLTHVGMVVESHSDGTVVYIHHNYRRGIVLEYMNLYDPDTYTTEKGGRIVVVNSPMRMRGSPSSNGKWLASHLVRDFGRAYLYTN from the coding sequence ATGCGCATACGGCTGCACTACCTCACCGCAGCGATCCTCGTGCAGGTCCTGCTCTTCTCTGCATGCACGACCCTCCCTGAGGGACGGTCCGCCTGGCCCGATCACGGGCCGCGGTCTCTCTCCTCCTCCTACCCCGACGGGCGGGGGCCTTCACTCTCCGAACTGCAACGACGCCTCGTCGAAGAGGCCCGGGGGCTCGTGGGAAGGGAACGCCTCGTCGTGAAGGGCAGGGGTTTCACCATGGACTGCACCGGCGTGGTCCTGGCCGTCTACTATGCGGCAGGCATCGACCTGTCCGCCGAGTTCTCCCGCTACGAAGGCAACGGGGTCCGCCGTCTCTATCTCACCATGAAGTCGCACGGCCTCCTCTACTTCACCCGGACCCCGCAACCGGGCGACCTCATCTTCTGGGACGACACCTACGATGCGAACGGAGACGGCAGGATGAACGACCCGCTCACCCACGTGGGGATGGTGGTCGAATCCCACTCCGACGGCACCGTGGTATACATCCACCACAACTACCGACGGGGCATCGTCCTCGAATACATGAACCTCTACGATCCCGACACCTACACCACGGAAAAGGGAGGGAGGATCGTAGTGGTCAACAGCCCCATGAGGATGAGAGGGAGTCCCTCCTCGAACGGGAAGTGGCTCGCGAGCCACCTCGTGAGGGACTTCGGCCGGGCCTACCTCTATACGAACTGA
- the pheT gene encoding phenylalanine--tRNA ligase subunit beta — translation MPKIEISRDKFFDALGRRFSYPELEELLTVAKGELDDVDEEEGLLKIELNDTNRPDLWSLRGLVRQLRTYLGEPAPTYPFISRPNERKESGERTIEVDPGLREIRPYIAGFVARGRVVDDDLLRDLIQTQEKLCWNFGQKRKAVAMGIYRSTLIRYPVQYKAADPDRTRFVPLSMEKELSLREILREHPKGQEFGWIVEHLPAYPFLTDARGEVLSFPPIINSARIGAVEVGDEELFVELTGLDLKTILLACTIVACDMADEGFEILPVKVVYPYDTPMGRELTTPFAFQTVEHTTRSAVEKLLGLNFTSEEISQALTRMGVSHTIEGDTITIVPPVYRNDFLHPVDIAEDIMIGHGMDRFDPEMPRDFTVGRLSAAEERNRRVKMLMVGMGFQEMIFNYLGSRRDFIEKMRVSDEDAIRVANPLSENYEYVRPSVLPSLLAAESVSSHAVYPHHIFETGKVAKKDPEDNYGSKTYNMLGFLSADPKADFNMTSSHVAALCYYLGKEYTLEPKEDPRFVPGRTAALLVGGREVGIFGEVHPEVLENWGITMPCAACEINLDILFEAE, via the coding sequence ATGCCCAAGATAGAAATCTCACGAGACAAGTTCTTCGACGCCCTCGGAAGGCGGTTCTCGTATCCCGAACTCGAAGAGCTCCTCACCGTGGCCAAAGGGGAGCTCGACGACGTCGATGAGGAGGAAGGCCTCCTCAAGATAGAGCTCAACGACACCAATCGACCCGACCTCTGGTCCCTGCGGGGCCTCGTCCGCCAGCTGAGGACCTACCTCGGAGAACCCGCCCCTACCTATCCGTTCATCTCCCGCCCGAACGAGCGGAAAGAGAGCGGGGAGCGGACCATAGAAGTGGACCCTGGCCTCAGGGAGATACGACCCTACATTGCGGGATTCGTGGCTCGAGGAAGGGTCGTGGACGACGACCTCCTCCGCGACCTCATCCAGACACAGGAAAAACTCTGCTGGAACTTCGGTCAGAAGAGGAAGGCCGTGGCCATGGGCATCTACCGGTCCACGCTCATCCGGTATCCCGTGCAGTACAAGGCGGCCGATCCCGACCGCACGCGATTCGTCCCCCTCTCCATGGAGAAGGAGCTCTCCCTCCGGGAGATCCTCCGGGAACACCCCAAGGGGCAGGAGTTCGGGTGGATCGTCGAACACCTTCCCGCCTACCCCTTCCTCACCGACGCTCGTGGTGAAGTCCTGAGCTTCCCGCCCATCATCAACAGCGCACGGATCGGGGCGGTGGAGGTCGGTGACGAGGAGCTCTTCGTGGAGCTCACCGGCCTCGATCTCAAGACCATCCTCCTGGCCTGCACCATCGTGGCCTGCGACATGGCGGACGAGGGCTTCGAGATCCTTCCAGTGAAAGTGGTGTACCCCTACGACACCCCCATGGGGAGGGAACTCACGACCCCCTTTGCGTTCCAGACTGTGGAGCACACCACCCGTAGTGCGGTGGAGAAGCTCCTCGGGCTCAACTTCACCTCCGAGGAGATCTCCCAGGCCCTCACGCGTATGGGGGTTTCCCACACCATCGAAGGGGATACCATCACCATAGTGCCTCCCGTCTACAGGAACGACTTCCTCCACCCCGTGGATATCGCAGAGGACATCATGATCGGCCACGGAATGGACCGGTTCGACCCGGAGATGCCCAGGGACTTCACCGTAGGACGTCTCTCTGCGGCAGAGGAACGCAATCGCAGGGTGAAGATGCTCATGGTGGGCATGGGCTTCCAGGAGATGATCTTCAACTACCTGGGCTCGCGGCGCGATTTCATAGAGAAGATGCGTGTGAGCGACGAGGACGCGATCCGGGTGGCCAACCCCCTCTCCGAGAACTACGAGTACGTCCGGCCCTCCGTCCTCCCCTCCCTCCTCGCCGCCGAGAGCGTCTCCTCCCACGCCGTCTACCCACACCACATCTTCGAGACCGGCAAGGTGGCGAAGAAGGACCCCGAGGACAACTACGGTTCCAAGACCTACAACATGCTCGGCTTCCTGAGCGCGGATCCCAAGGCCGACTTCAACATGACGAGCAGCCATGTCGCGGCCCTGTGCTACTACCTGGGCAAGGAGTACACCCTCGAGCCCAAGGAGGATCCACGATTCGTCCCGGGAAGGACGGCCGCCCTCCTGGTGGGCGGTCGCGAGGTGGGAATCTTCGGCGAAGTCCACCCTGAAGTCCTCGAGAACTGGGGCATCACCATGCCCTGCGCAGCCTGCGAGATCAACCTGGACATCCTCTTTGAAGCGGAGTGA
- a CDS encoding rhomboid family intramembrane serine protease, with translation MNLLSHLRKPFRYEFLNVTLYLIGTNLLVFFLTYLNRGLLYYMALNPLYLLKGGMVWQLVSYMFAHASFNHILFNMLGLFFFGLQVEREMGSREFLLFYFFTGIFAGLVSLLVYWLSGAYGVFLLGASGVVYGVLLAFATFYPRARIFLFGIFPVPAPYLVIGYTAIELLAQFGAQDNVAHLTHLAGFAGAYLYLVLRLGISPFRVFRNEYFS, from the coding sequence ATGAATCTCCTCTCACACCTCAGGAAACCCTTCCGGTACGAGTTCCTCAACGTCACGCTCTACCTCATAGGGACCAACCTCCTCGTCTTCTTCCTCACCTACCTCAACCGGGGCCTCCTCTACTACATGGCCCTCAACCCGCTCTACCTCCTGAAGGGCGGCATGGTATGGCAACTCGTCTCCTACATGTTCGCCCATGCCTCGTTCAACCACATCCTCTTCAACATGCTGGGCCTCTTCTTCTTCGGCCTCCAGGTGGAACGGGAAATGGGAAGCCGGGAGTTCCTCCTCTTCTACTTCTTCACCGGCATCTTCGCCGGCCTGGTCTCCCTCCTGGTCTACTGGCTCAGCGGGGCCTACGGCGTCTTCCTGCTAGGGGCGTCCGGCGTGGTCTACGGCGTGCTCCTCGCCTTCGCCACCTTCTATCCACGCGCCCGCATCTTCCTCTTCGGGATCTTCCCCGTACCGGCGCCCTACCTCGTCATAGGCTACACCGCGATCGAACTCCTCGCCCAGTTCGGGGCCCAGGACAACGTGGCGCACCTCACCCACCTCGCCGGATTCGCCGGGGCCTACCTCTACCTGGTGCTCAGACTGGGGATAAGCCCCTTCAGGGTGTTCAGGAATGAGTACTTTTCGTAG